TCTCGTTGCCATTATAATAGCAATATAGCTTATCCCCAGAGCGAAAGAATGAGTAAACATATGCACAGCATCACTCACAAGAGCCAGAGACCCGGCAAGAAGTCCATAAACTATCTCTATCACCATGGTACCGAATGTTATGAGAAGAGAAATCCCAAGCACCCGCTTATCTGCAGTACGGTAGTCGTGGTGATGGTGGTCATGATCGTGATCATGTTCGTGGTGGTGATGCCCCTCACCGGAAACCGGAGCGTGATCGTGGGAACCGAATAAACATTTTTCCATAATTATTTCCCGAATACTTTCAAAATTTCGAGGAATTTACTAAGCTGCACATCCGCCTCTTCTTTCTCTTTACTGCGCATATCCTCTATCAGGTGTCCTTTGGCATATATCTCCAGATATTCACTCATCATAGAATGCACAGCACCTTTTACAGAGGCAAGCATATGAACAAGCTCATATGGGTCTCTGAACTCATAGTCAGCATTGCCGAGATGCTCCTTGATAGTATTCACCTGACCGGATATTCTGCTTATTCTGTTATAAAGTTTTTTCTTTGCTTCTTTGGAGTGCGACATAATTAACCTCAATATAGTATACCCCCCTATACTATATCAATGTAACATTGTCAAATAAATTCCCACGGGTAACCTCGGGGTTCTATGCTTCGCTTATGCTTAACGCATGAAGTTACAACTTCGTTGGCATAGCTAGAACATATGCAAAATACGTCACTGCGAAGCCCGCAGGGCTGTGGCAGGCTCTGGACTCGTTAGCTAATCCTGAGATTGCTTCGTCATTACATTCCCCGCAATGACCTATAAGCTCTAAAGTTGTGATTAGCTCATTCATCCACGCATAAATGCATGATGTTCTGTCTTCGACCACATAAAAAAAGGGGCGAGCATATGGCCAGCCCCCCCTTACCCAAATAATACGTCTTTGAAAGACAGCACACTTTTTTATGTCGAACAAACCTCACGGGAGGTATAGAGTTCAGGAATCATACTATACAACATAAGCATAACAGCTTTTTTACAAGTTACAGTCTTATTTTCCTCGTTGTTCTTCAATAATTATCTGCATTTTCACTTTTCAGTGCAAGTTTGTGCTATAATCACTATAGCTTTAACACTTTCACTGGAGGACTAAATGAGAAAGAAATTTACCAAAAGCATAGAACTGCTAAATAAATCAGTGGCAGACGAGATAGCAGCACTGCATCAGTATATGTACTTTCACTTTCACTGCGATGATCAGGGGTATGATCTTCTTGCCGGATTATTCCGCAGGATTGCAATAGAAGAGATGATGCATGTGGAAAAACTGGCAGAGCGGATTCTTTTCCTTGACGGCGATGT
This window of the Denitrovibrio acetiphilus DSM 12809 genome carries:
- a CDS encoding metal-sensing transcriptional repressor, with the translated sequence MSHSKEAKKKLYNRISRISGQVNTIKEHLGNADYEFRDPYELVHMLASVKGAVHSMMSEYLEIYAKGHLIEDMRSKEKEEADVQLSKFLEILKVFGK